From one Ctenopharyngodon idella isolate HZGC_01 chromosome 15, HZGC01, whole genome shotgun sequence genomic stretch:
- the LOC127495908 gene encoding tripartite motif-containing protein 16-like isoform X1, whose protein sequence is MSESAVSQYADQFSCPVCLDPLKEPVTIPCGHSYCMSCITDCWGQKEQGPPYRCPQCRESFSQRPLLKKNTLIAEMMETLQKTSLQTAAVECDVCTTEKNRAVKSCLQCLASFCQTHLQLHYESPAFMKHKLVEASRNIQENICLSHGKLLEIYCQDDHQCICYLCMIDNHKNHNMVSVDSEWTSKKKELKEIKEECLKLIQERERGQRDLIEAVKFLKSSALETMEDIEKVFTELICSLEKKRSEIKEQIRAQEKTEIDRAEELHKHLDQELTELRKRQAEIEKLLITDDQIQCLKSCQSVCVLPTFEDVPIFTQHTHLSFKDISISAFKEVLEDVYQQQTARISREVSNVHVSVSPEPEAPNEFLQYFCQLQLDPNTAQENLILSEENRKASHSVEVQQYPDHPERFDGYCHVLCREGLYGRCYWEVECSGNDWSVAVSYIGINRKGRSDDCRLGFNNKSWRLTHCQQNFYVRYDNEHVSIPAVCSSRIGVYLDHRAGTLSFYSVSDTMTLLHRVQTTFTEPLYPAFGVCNGSSVRIIEQRKI, encoded by the exons ATGTCTGAATCTGCAGTGAGTCAGTATGCGGATCAGTTCAGCTGTCCAGTCTGTTTGGATCCTCTGAAGGAGCCGGTGACGATtccctgtggacacagttactgtatgAGCTGTATTACTGACTGCTGGGGCCAGAAGGAGCAGGGGCCGCCGTACCGCTGTCCCCAATGCAGAGAGAGCTTCAGTCAGAGACCTCTACTGAAGAAGAACACTCTGATAGCTGAGATGATGGAGACGCTGCAGAAGACGTCCCTACAAACGGCTGCTGTGGAGTGTGATGTTTGCACTACAGAGAAGAACAGAGCTGTAAAGTCCTGTCTGCAGTGCTTGGCCTCCTTCTGTCAAACTCACCTGCAGCTTCACTATGAATCTCCTGCGTTTATGAAGCACAAACTAGTCGAAGCTTCCAGAAACATTCAGGAGAACATCTGCCTCAGTCATGGGAAACTTCTGGAGATTTACTGTCAGGATGATCATCAATGCATTTGTTACTTGTGTATGATTGACAATCATAAAAACCACAACATGGTGTCTGTGGATTCAGAATGGACTAGTAAGAAG AAAGAGTTAAAGGAGATAAAGGAAGAGTGTCTGAAGCTGATCCAGGAGCGAGAGAGAGGTCAGCGGGATCTCATTGAAGCTGTGAAGTTTCTTAAA AGTTCAGCTCTAGAGACCATGGAGGACATTGAGAAGGTCTTCACTGAGCTCATCTGCTCTCTTGAGAAGAAACGCTCTGAGATTAAAGAGCAGATCAGAGCTCAGGAGAAGACTGAGATAGATCGAGCAGAGGAACTTCACAAACATCTGGATCAAGAGCTGACAGAACTCAGAAAAAGACAAGCAGAGATTGAGAAACTTCTGATTACTGATGATCAGATCCAGTGTCTGAag AGCTgtcagtctgtgtgtgttttacccACATTTGAAGATGTTCCCATCTTCACTCAACACACTCATCTGTCTTTTAAAGACATTTCAATCTCAGCGTTTAAGGAAGTTTTGGAGGACGTCTATCAACAACAAACCGCAAGAATATCTCGAGAag TGTCAAATGTCCATGTTTCAGTGTCTCCAGAACCTGAAGCTCCAAATGAATTTTTGCAGT ATTTCTGTCAGCTGCAACTGGATCCAAACACTGCACAAGAAAACCTCATCCTGtcagaagagaacagaaaagcATCACATTCAGTTGAAGTTCAGCAGTATCCTGATCACCCAGAGCGATTTGATGGATATTGCCATGTCCTGTGTCGAGAGGGTTTGTACGGtcgctgttactgggaggtgGAGTGCAGTGGGAACGACTGGTCTGTAGCAGTTTCCTACATAGGAATTAATCGTAAAGGAAGAAGTGATGACTGCAGACTGGGGTTTAACAACAAGTCCTGGAGACTGACCCACTGTCAACAGAATTTCTATGTCAGATACGATAATGAGCATGTCTCAATCCCTGCTGTCTGCTCCTCTAGAATAGGAGTGTATCTGGATCACAgagcaggaactctgtccttctacagcgtctctgacacAATGACTCTCCTTCACAGAGTCCAGACCACTTTCACTGAACCCTTATACCCTGCTTTTGGGGTTTGTAATGGTTCATCTGTCAGGATCATAGAGCAGAGGAAAATTTAG
- the LOC127495908 gene encoding tripartite motif-containing protein 16-like isoform X2, translating into MSESAVSQYADQFSCPVCLDPLKEPVTIPCGHSYCMSCITDCWGQKEQGPPYRCPQCRESFSQRPLLKKNTLIAEMMETLQKTSLQTAAVECDVCTTEKNRAVKSCLQCLASFCQTHLQLHYESPAFMKHKLVEASRNIQENICLSHGKLLEIYCQDDHQCICYLCMIDNHKNHNMVSVDSEWTSKKKELKEIKEECLKLIQERERGQRDLIEAVKFLKSSALETMEDIEKVFTELICSLEKKRSEIKEQIRAQEKTEIDRAEELHKHLDQELTELRKRQAEIEKLLITDDQIQCLKSCQSVCVLPTFEDVPIFTQHTHLSFKDISISAFKEVLEDVYQQQTARISREVSPEPEAPNEFLQYFCQLQLDPNTAQENLILSEENRKASHSVEVQQYPDHPERFDGYCHVLCREGLYGRCYWEVECSGNDWSVAVSYIGINRKGRSDDCRLGFNNKSWRLTHCQQNFYVRYDNEHVSIPAVCSSRIGVYLDHRAGTLSFYSVSDTMTLLHRVQTTFTEPLYPAFGVCNGSSVRIIEQRKI; encoded by the exons ATGTCTGAATCTGCAGTGAGTCAGTATGCGGATCAGTTCAGCTGTCCAGTCTGTTTGGATCCTCTGAAGGAGCCGGTGACGATtccctgtggacacagttactgtatgAGCTGTATTACTGACTGCTGGGGCCAGAAGGAGCAGGGGCCGCCGTACCGCTGTCCCCAATGCAGAGAGAGCTTCAGTCAGAGACCTCTACTGAAGAAGAACACTCTGATAGCTGAGATGATGGAGACGCTGCAGAAGACGTCCCTACAAACGGCTGCTGTGGAGTGTGATGTTTGCACTACAGAGAAGAACAGAGCTGTAAAGTCCTGTCTGCAGTGCTTGGCCTCCTTCTGTCAAACTCACCTGCAGCTTCACTATGAATCTCCTGCGTTTATGAAGCACAAACTAGTCGAAGCTTCCAGAAACATTCAGGAGAACATCTGCCTCAGTCATGGGAAACTTCTGGAGATTTACTGTCAGGATGATCATCAATGCATTTGTTACTTGTGTATGATTGACAATCATAAAAACCACAACATGGTGTCTGTGGATTCAGAATGGACTAGTAAGAAG AAAGAGTTAAAGGAGATAAAGGAAGAGTGTCTGAAGCTGATCCAGGAGCGAGAGAGAGGTCAGCGGGATCTCATTGAAGCTGTGAAGTTTCTTAAA AGTTCAGCTCTAGAGACCATGGAGGACATTGAGAAGGTCTTCACTGAGCTCATCTGCTCTCTTGAGAAGAAACGCTCTGAGATTAAAGAGCAGATCAGAGCTCAGGAGAAGACTGAGATAGATCGAGCAGAGGAACTTCACAAACATCTGGATCAAGAGCTGACAGAACTCAGAAAAAGACAAGCAGAGATTGAGAAACTTCTGATTACTGATGATCAGATCCAGTGTCTGAag AGCTgtcagtctgtgtgtgttttacccACATTTGAAGATGTTCCCATCTTCACTCAACACACTCATCTGTCTTTTAAAGACATTTCAATCTCAGCGTTTAAGGAAGTTTTGGAGGACGTCTATCAACAACAAACCGCAAGAATATCTCGAGAag TGTCTCCAGAACCTGAAGCTCCAAATGAATTTTTGCAGT ATTTCTGTCAGCTGCAACTGGATCCAAACACTGCACAAGAAAACCTCATCCTGtcagaagagaacagaaaagcATCACATTCAGTTGAAGTTCAGCAGTATCCTGATCACCCAGAGCGATTTGATGGATATTGCCATGTCCTGTGTCGAGAGGGTTTGTACGGtcgctgttactgggaggtgGAGTGCAGTGGGAACGACTGGTCTGTAGCAGTTTCCTACATAGGAATTAATCGTAAAGGAAGAAGTGATGACTGCAGACTGGGGTTTAACAACAAGTCCTGGAGACTGACCCACTGTCAACAGAATTTCTATGTCAGATACGATAATGAGCATGTCTCAATCCCTGCTGTCTGCTCCTCTAGAATAGGAGTGTATCTGGATCACAgagcaggaactctgtccttctacagcgtctctgacacAATGACTCTCCTTCACAGAGTCCAGACCACTTTCACTGAACCCTTATACCCTGCTTTTGGGGTTTGTAATGGTTCATCTGTCAGGATCATAGAGCAGAGGAAAATTTAG
- the LOC127495906 gene encoding E3 ubiquitin/ISG15 ligase TRIM25-like, with product MSESAVSQYVDQFSCPVCLDPLKEPVTIPCGHSYCMSCITDCWGQKEQGPPYRCPQCRESFSQRPLLKKNTLIAEMMETLQKTSLQTAAVECDVCTTEKNRAVKSCLQCLASFCQTHLQLHYESPAFMKHKLVEASRNIQENICLSHGKLLEIYCQDDRQCICYLCMIDNHNGHRLVSLESEWTNQKKELKEIKVACQKLIQERERSQRELREAVKSFKSSALETMEDIEKVFTELICSLERKHSEIKEQIRAQEKTEIDRAEELHKHLDQELTELRKRQAEIEKLLITDDQIQCLKSCQSVCVLPTFEDVPSFTQHTHLSFKDISISAFKEVLEDVYQLQTAKISQEVSNVSVVKPPEPKTQNDFLQYFCEIHLDLNTAHKNIKLSEDNRKISASDKAQPYPDHPERFNVFYYILSREGLCGRCYWEVECSGDIWAVAVCYKGIGRKGNSDDCKLGFNKKSWRLSRSQKSVYFTHDKSQVSIPAVCSSRIGVYLDHRAGTLSFYSVSDTMTLLHRVQTTFTEPLYPAFYIGSSLRIIEQKRIQTEQK from the exons ATGTCTGAATCTGCAGTGAGTCAGTATGTGGATCAGTTCAGCTGTCCAGTCTGTTTGGATCCTCTGAAGGAGCCGGTGACGATtccctgtggacacagttactgtatgAGCTGTATTACTGACTGCTGGGGCCAGAAGGAGCAGGGGCCGCCGTACCGCTGTCCCCAATGCAGAGAGAGCTTCAGTCAGAGACCTCTACTGAAGAAGAACACTCTGATAGCTGAGATGATGGAGACGCTGCAGAAGACGTCCCTACAAACGGCTGCTGTGGAGTGTGATGTTTGCACTACAGAGAAGAACAGAGCTGTAAAGTCCTGTCTGCAGTGCTTGGCCTCCTTCTGTCAAACTCACCTGCAGCTTCACTATGAATCTCCTGCGTTTATGAAGCACAAACTAGTCGAAGCTTCCAGAAACATTCAGGAGAACATCTGCCTCAGTCATGGGAAACTTCTGGAGATTTACTGTCAGGATGATCGTCAATGTATTTGTTACCTGTGTATGATTGACAATCATAACGGACACCGTTTGGTTTCACTGGAATCTGAATGGACAAATCAAAAG AAAGAGTTAAAGGAGATAAAGGTGGCATGTCAGAAGCTGATCCAGGAGCGAGAGAGAAGTCAGCGGGAACTCAGAGAAGCTGTGAAGTCTTTTAAA AGTTCAGCTCTAGAGACCATGGAGGACATTGAGAAGGTCTTCACTGAGCTCATCTGCTCTCTTGAGAGGAAACACTCTGAGATTAAAGAGCAGATCAGAGCTCAGGAGAAGACTGAGATAGATCGAGCAGAGGAACTTCACAAACATCTGGATCAAGAGCTGACAGAACTCAGAAAAAGACAAGCAGAGATTGAGAAACTTCTGATTACTGATGATCAGATCCAGTGTCTGAAG AGCTgtcagtctgtgtgtgttttacccACATTTGAAGACGTTCCCAGCTTCACTCAACACACTCATCTGTCTTTTAAAGACATTTCAATCTCAGCGTTTAAGGAGGTTTTGGAGGACGTCTATCAACTACAAACAGCTAAAATATCACAAGAAG TCTCAAATGTCTCTGTTGTAAAGCCTCCAGAACCAAAgactcaaaatgattttttgcagt ATTTCTGTGAAATTCACCTGGATCTAAACACAGCACACAAAAACATCAAACTGTCAGAAGACAACAGGAAAATATCAGCTTCAGATAAAGCTCagccgtatcctgatcatccagagcgatttaatgtgttttattacATCTTGTCTAGAGAGGGTTTGTGCGGtcgctgttactgggaggtcGAGTGCAGTGGGGACATTTGGGCTGTAGCAGTTTGTTACAAAGGAATTGGTCGTAAAGGAAACAGTGATGACTGTAAACTTGGATTCAACAAAAAATCCTGGAGATTGTCCCGCTCTCAAAAGAGTGTCTATTTCACACATGATAAATCCCAAGTCTCAATCCCTGCTGTCTGCTCCTCTAGAATAGGAGTGTATCTGGATCACAgagcaggaactctgtccttctacagcgtctctgacacAATGACTCTCCTTCACAGAGTCCAGACCACTTTCACTGAACCCTTATACCCTGCTTTTTATATTGGTTCATCTCTCAGGATCATAGAGCAGAAGAGAATTCAAACAGAgcagaaataa
- the LOC127495603 gene encoding uncharacterized protein LOC127495603: protein MAESAVSQYVDQFSCPVCLDPLKEPVTIPCGHSYCMSCITDCWGQKEQGPPYRCPQCRESFSQRPLLKKNTLIAEMMETLQKTSLQTAAVECDVCTTEKNRAVKSCLQCLASFCQTHLQLHYESPAFMKHKLVEASRNIQENICLSHGKLLEIYCQDDHQCICCLCTDNHKGHSVVSVDSEWTSKKKELKEIKEECQKLIQERERGQRDLSEAVKLLKSSALETMEDIEKVFTELICSLEKKRSEIKEQIRAQEKTEIDRAEELHKHLDQELTELRKRQAEIEKLLITDDQVIFLKSCQSVCVLPTFEDVPSFTQHTHLSFKDISISAFKEVLEDVLTQQQTTKISQEVSDVTKALQPKTQNEFLQYFCELHLDLNTANKNLILSENNRKISCSDKDQQYPDHPERFNVFPYILSKEGLCDRCYWEVECSGDIWAVAVCYKRIRRKGNRNDCRLGFNKISWRLGYFLQNFSFIHAKAEVLIPAVCSSRIGVYLDHRAGTLSFYSVSDTMTLLHRVQTTFTEPLYPAFGVLDGSSVRIIEQRRVQTDQKKIYPYYRTETENLFIFEHCKEMAESAASQYVDQFSCPVCLDPLKEPVTIPCGHSYCMSCITDCWGQKEQGPPYRCPQCRESFSQRPLLKKNTLIAEMMETLQKTSLQTAAVECDVCTTEKNRAVKSCLQCLASFCQTHLQLHYESPAFMKHKLVEASRNIQENICLSHGKLLEIYCQDDRQCICCFCMIDNHKKHNVVSVDSEWTSKKKELKEMKVEGQKLIQERERGQRELSEAVKSFKSSALETMENIEKVFTELICSLEKKRSEIKEQIRAQEKTEINRAEELHKHLDQELTELRKRQAEIEKLLITEDQIQCLKSCQSVCVLPTFEDVPSFTQHTHLSFKDISISVFKEVLEDVCQLQTAKMSREVSNVYVVKPPEPKTQNDFLQYFCELHLDLNTAHKHLELSEENRKISGSDKAQRYPDHPERFDEFPYILCREGLYGRCYWEVEGSGKNWAVAVCYKGIGRKGNSEDCGLGSNKKSWRLGYYQHHFSFLHAKTKVRIPAASRIGVYLDHRAGTLSFYSVSDTMTLLHRVQTTFTEPLYPAFLNGQGSSVRIIEQKKRSIIKLFPYYRTETENLFIFEHCKKMSESAVSQYVDQFSCPVCLDPLKEPVTIPCGHSYCMSCITDCWGQKERGPPYRCPQCRESFSQRPLLKKNTLIAEMMETLQKTSLQTAAVECDVCTTEKNRAVKSCLQCLASFCQTHLQPHYESPAFMKHKLVEASRNIQENICLGHGKLIEFYCQDDRQCICYLCMIDNHNGHRLVSLESEWTNQKKELKEIKEECQKLIQERERGQRELSEAVKLLKSSALETMEDIEKVFTELICSLERKRSEIKEQIRAQEKTEIDRAEELHKHLDQELTELRKRQAEIEKLLITDDQIQFLKSCQTVSVLPTFEDVPITQHTRLYFKDISISAFREVLEDVYQQQTAKISQEVSNVHVAKTQNDFLQYFCELHLDPDTANNKLKMSEDNRKISFTYKDQQYPDHPERFDRYVNVLCQEGLCDRCYWEVECSGKDWAVAVCYKGIGRKGNNDDCRLGGNKKSWRFGCSQQNFYFRHDKSQVSIPAVCSSRIGVYLDHRAGTLSFYSVSDTMTLLHRVQTTFTEPLYPAFYSGQRSSVRIIEKQSLKR from the exons ATGGCAGAGTCTGCAGTGAGTCAGTATGTGGATCAGTTCAGCTGTCCAGTCTGTTTGGATCCTCTGAAGGAGCCGGTGACGATtccctgtggacacagttactgtatgAGCTGTATTACTGACTGCTGGGGCCAGAAGGAGCAGGGGCCGCCGTACCGCTGTCCCCAATGCAGAGAGAGCTTCAGTCAGAGACCTCTACTGAAGAAGAACACTCTGATAGCTGAGATGATGGAGACGCTGCAGAAGACGTCCCTACAAACGGCTGCTGTGGAGTGTGATGTTTGCACTACAGAGAAGAACAGAGCTGTAAAGTCCTGTCTGCAGTGCTTGGCCTCCTTCTGTCAAACTCACCTGCAGCTTCACTATGAATCTCCTGCGTTTATGAAGCACAAACTAGTCGAAGCTTCCAGAAACATTCAGGAGAACATCTGCCTCAGTCATGGGAAACTTCTGGAGATTTACTGTCAGGATGATCATCAATgcatttgttgtttgtgtactgATAATCATAAAGGACACAGTGTGGTGTCTGTGGATTCAGAATGGACTAgtaaaaag AAAGAGTTAAAGGAGATAAAGGAGGAGTGTCAGAAGCTGATCCAGGAGCGAGAGAGAGGTCAGCGGGACCTCAGTGAAGCTGTGAAGCTTCTTAAA AGTTCAGCTCTAGAGACCATGGAGGACATTGAGAAGGTCTTCACTGAGCTCATCTGCTCTCTTGAGAAGAAACGCTCTGAGATTAAAGAGCAGATCAGAGCTCAGGAGAAGACTGAGATAGATCGAGCAGAGGAACTTCACAAACATCTGGATCAAGAGCTGACAGAACTCAGAAAAAGACAAGCAGAGATTGAGAAACTTCTGATTACTGATGATCAGGTCATTTTTCTGAAG AGCTgtcagtctgtgtgtgttttacccACATTTGAAGACGTTCCCAGCTTCACTCAACACACTCATCTGTCTTTTAAAGACATTTCAATCTCAGCATTCAAAGAGGTTTTGGAGGATGTCTTGACTCAACAACAAACCACCAAAATATCTCAAGAAG TGTCAGATGTTACAAAGGCTCTACAACCAAAGACCCAGAATGAGTTTTTGCAGT ATTTCTGTGAACTTCACCTGGATCTAAACACTGCAAACAAAAACCTCATATTGTCAGAAAACAACAGGAAAATATCATGTTCTGATAAAGATCAGcagtatcctgatcatccagagcGATTTAATGTGTTTCCCTACATCTTGTCTAAAGAGGGTTTGTGTGAtcgctgttactgggaggtcGAGTGCAGTGGGGACATTTGGGCTGTAGCAGTTTGTTACAAAAGAATTAGACGTAAAGGAAACCGCAATGACTGTAGACTTGGCTTCAACAAAATATCCTGGAGATTGGGGTATTTTCTGCAGAATTTTAGTTTCATACATGCTAAAGCTGAAGTCTTGATCCCTGCTGTCTGCTCCTCTAGAATAGGAGTGTATCTGGATCACAgagcaggaactctgtccttctacagcgtctctgacacAATGACTCTCCTTCACAGAGTCCAGACCACTTTCACTGAACCCTTATACCCTGCTTTTGGGGTTTTAGATGGTTCATCTGTCAGGATCATAGAGCAGAGAAGAGTTCAGACAgaccagaaaaaaatata CCCTTATTACAGGACAGAGACTGAGAATCTGTTCATCTTTGAACACTGCAAAGAAATGGCAGAGTCTGCAGCGAGTCAGTATGTGGATCAGTTCAGCTGTCCAGTCTGTTTGGATCCTCTGAAGGAGCCGGTGACGATtccctgtggacacagttactgtatgAGCTGTATTACTGACTGCTGGGGCCAGAAGGAGCAGGGGCCGCCGTACCGCTGTCCCCAATGCAGAGAGAGCTTCAGTCAGAGACCTCTACTGAAGAAGAACACTCTGATAGCTGAGATGATGGAGACGCTGCAGAAGACGTCCCTACAAACGGCTGCTGTGGAGTGTGATGTTTGCACTACAGAGAAGAACAGAGCTGTAAAGTCCTGTCTGCAGTGCTTGGCCTCCTTCTGTCAAACTCACCTGCAGCTTCACTATGAATCTCCTGCGTTTATGAAGCACAAACTAGTAGAAGCTTCCAGAAACATTCAGGAGAACATCTGCCTCAGTCATGGGAAACTTCTGGAGATTTACTGTCAGGATGATCGTCAATGCATTTGTTGTTTCTGTATGATTGACAATCATAAAAAACACAATGTGGTGTCTGTGGATTCAGAATGGACTAGTAAAAAG AAAGAGTTAAAGGAGATGAAGGTGGAGGGCCAGAAGCTGATCCAGGAGCGAGAGAGAGGTCAGCGGGAACTCAGTGAGGCTGTGAAGTCTTTTAAA AGTTCAGCTCTAGAGACCATGGAGAACATTGAGAAGGTCTTCACTGAGCTCATCTGCTCTCTTGAGAAGAAACGCTCTGAGATTAAAGAGCAGATCAGAGCTCAGGAGAAGACTGAGATAAATCGAGCAGAGGAACTTCACAAACATCTGGATCAAGAGCTGACAGAACTCAGAAAAAGACAAGCAGAGATTGAGAAACTTCTGATTACTGAAGATCAGATCCAGTGTCTGAAG AGCTgtcagtctgtgtgtgttttacccACATTTGAAGATGTTCCCAGCTTCACTCAACACACTCATCTGTCTTTTAAAGACATTTCAATCTCAGTGTTTAAGGAGGTTTTGGAGGACGTCTGTCAACTGCAAACAGCCAAAATGTCTCGAGAAG TCTCAAATGTCTATGTTGTAAAGCCTCCAGAACCAAAGACCCAGAatgattttttgcagt ATTTCTGTGAACTTCACCTGGATCTAAACACAGCACACAAACACCTCGAACTGTCAGAAGAGAACAGGAAAATATCAGGTTCAGATAAAGCTCAGcggtatcctgatcatccagagcGATTTGATGAGTTTCCGTACATTTTGTGTCGAGAGGGTTTGTACGGtcgctgttactgggaggtcGAGGGCAGTGGCAAAAACTGGGCTGTAGCAGTTTGTTACAAAGGAATTGGACGTAAAGGAAACAGCGAAGACTGTGGACTTGGCTCCAACAAAAAATCCTGGAGATTGGGCTATTATCAGCATCATTTCAGTTTCTTACATGCTAAAACAAAGGTCCGTATCCCTGCTGCCTCTAGAATAGGAGTGTATCTGGATCACAgagcaggaactctgtccttctacagcgtctctgacacAATGACTCTCCTTCACAGAGTCCAGACCACTTTCACTGAACCCTTATACCCTGCTTTTCTAAATGGACAAGGTTCATCTGTCAGGATCatagaacagaaaaaaagatcCATTATAAAACTATT CCCTTATTACAGGACAGAGACTGAGAATCTGTTCATCTttgaacactgcaaaaaaatgtctgaatctGCAGTGAGTCAGTATGTGGATCAGTTCAGCTGTCCAGTCTGTTTGGATCCTCTAAAGGAGCCGGTGACGATtccctgtggacacagttactgtatgAGCTGTATTACTGACTGCTGGGGCCAGAAGGAGCGGGGGCCGCCGTACCGCTGTCCCCAATGCAGAGAGAGCTTCAGTCAGAGACCTCTACTGAAGAAGAACACTCTGATAGCTGAGATGATGGAGACGCTGCAGAAGACGTCCCTACAAACGGCTGCTGTGGAGTGTGATGTTTGCACTACAGAGAAGAACAGAGCTGTAAAGTCCTGTCTGCAGTGCTTGGCCTCCTTCTGTCAAACTCACCTGCAGCCTCACTATGAATCTCCTGCGTTTATGAAGCACAAACTAGTCGAAGCTTCCAGAAACATTCAGGAGAACATCTGCCTCGGTCATGGGaaacttattgagttttactgtCAGGATGATCGTCaatgtatttgttatttgtgtATGATTGACAATCATAACGGACACCGTTTGGTTTCTCTGGAATCTGAATGGACAAATCAAAAG AAAGAGTTAAAGGAGATAAAGGAGGAGTGTCAGAAGCTGATCCAGGAGCGAGAGAGAGGTCAGCGGGAACTCAGTGAAGCTGTGAAGCTTCTTAAA AGTTCAGCTCTAGAGACCATGGAGGACATTGAGAAGGTCTTCACTGAACTCATCTGCTCTCTTGAGAGGAAACGCTCTGAGATTAAAGAGCAGATCAGAGCTCAGGAGAAGACTGAGATAGATCGAGCAGAGGAACTTCACAAACATCTGGATCAAGAGCTGACAGAACTCAGAAAAAGACAAGCAGAGATTGAGAAACTTCTGATTACTGATGATCAGATCCAGTTTCTGAAG AGCTGTCAGACCGTGTCTGTTTTACCCACATTTGAAGACGTTCCCATCACTCAACACACTCGTCtgtattttaaagacatttcaaTCTCAGCATTCAGAGAGGTTTTGGAGGACGTCTATCAACAGCAAACAGCTAAAATATCACAAGAag TGTCAAATGTCCATGTTGCAAAGacccaaaatgattttttgcagt ATTTCTGTGAACTTCACTTGGATCCAGACACTGCAAACAATAAACTCAAAATGTCTGAAGACAACAGGAAAatatcatttacatataaagacCAACAGTATCCTGATCACCCAGAGCGATTTGATAGATATGTGAATGTCTTGTGTCAAGAGGGTTTGTGCGAtcgctgttactgggaggtcGAGTGCAGTGGGAAGGATTGGGCTGTAGCAGTTTGTTACAAAGGAATTGGACGTAAAGGAAACAATGATGACTGTAGACTTGGCGGCAACAAGAAGTCCTGGAGATTCGGCTGCAGTCAACAAAATTTCTATTTCAGGCATGATAAATCCCAAGTCTCAATCCCTGCTGTCTGCTCCTCTAGAATAGGAGTGTATCTGGATCACAgagcaggaactctgtccttctacagcgtctctgacacAATGACTCTCCTTCACAGAGTCCAGACCACTTTCACTGAACCCTTGTACCCTGCTTTTTATTCTGGACAACGTTCATCTGTCAGGATCATAGAAAAGCAGAGTTTAAAAAGATAA